One stretch of Prunus persica cultivar Lovell chromosome G1, Prunus_persica_NCBIv2, whole genome shotgun sequence DNA includes these proteins:
- the LOC18791088 gene encoding cytochrome P450 CYP749A22, with amino-acid sequence MSWFGIGMPVVTVSCMLLVFLVALIRLFYKQWWTPNRFQKFMDLQGVKGPSYTLVHGNTKEIMSMKKEAMSRPRSLSHDIFSAVQPHTHKWSKMFGRNFLQWYGTQPQLVVAEPELSKEVMNNKDRIFRKQKSQGYTKKILGESISMSEGEKWVKLRRLANHAFHGESLKSMIPEMITSSETMLERWVNHEGKEIEVYEEFRLFTSEVISRTAFGTSYLDGKNIFEMLGQLTFLIFKNNFSLRLPIISRLYKPRDEIEMEKLEKGVRDTIAGIVRKRESKAMTGDADGFGRDFLGVLLKAHHDTDENQRISMDEIVDECKTFYFAGQETTNSLLAWTIFLLAQNTDWQEEARKEVLQLFGKENPNPDGLNKLKTMSMIFNESLRLYPPVVSLIRETEKEVRLGKMVVPANVEVHVPNLSLHHDPKYWGEDVNVFKPERFSEGVAKATNNNIVAFIPFGLGPRTCVGMNFAIVESKIALAMILQRYSFTLSPGYVHSPIQFMTVRPQHGIPVILHSL; translated from the exons ATGAGTTGGTTCGGAATTGGAATGCCAGTAGTCACTGTTTCATGCATGCTGCTTGTGTTCCTTGTAGCTCTCATCAGGCTATTTTACAAACAATGGTGGACCCCAAACCGCTTCCAGAAATTCATGGATCTCCAGGGAGTGAAAGGCCCTTCTTACACACTTGTCCATGGAAACACCAAAGAAATCATGAGCATGAAGAAGGAAGCTATGAGCAGGCCCAGAAGCTTATCACATGACATATTCTCTGCAGTTCAGCCTCATACTCACAAATGGTCCAAGATGTTTG GGAGGAATTTTCTTCAGTGGTATGGCACTCAACCTCAGTTGGTCGTTGCAGAACCTGAGTTGTCGAAGGAGGTAATGAACAACAAAGATAGAATCTTCCGAAAACAGAAGTCCCAAGGCTATACGAAGAAGATATTAGGAGAGAGCATTTCCATGTCAGAAGGTGAAAAATGGGTCAAGTTAAGAAGGCTCGCCAACCATGCCTTCCATGGAGAGAGCTTAAAA AGTATGATTCCAGAAATGATAACTAGCTCTGAGACAATGCTAGAAAGGTGGGTAAATCATGAAGGCAAGGAGATCGAGGTGTATGAAGAATTTAGGTTGTTCACCTCAGAAGTTATTTCCAGGACAGCATTTGGCACCAGCTACTTAGACGGGAAGAACATTTTTGAAATGTTGGGGCAGTTGACCTTCCTTatattcaaaaataatttcagtCTCAGACTTCCTATCATCAG TCGGTTATACAAACCCCGTGATGAGATCGAGATGGAGAAGCTTGAGAAAGGAGTACGCGACACCATAGCAGGGATTGTTaggaaaagagaaagcaaAGCAATGACTGGAGATGCAGACGGGTTTGGGCGTGATTTTCTTGGGGTACTTTTGAAGGCTCATCATGATACCGATGAAAACCAGAGGATTTCCATGGATGAAATCGTTGATGAATGCAAAACGTTTTACTTTGCTGGACAAGAAACCACTAATTCTTTGCTTGCTTGGACCATCTTTCTTCTTGCACAGAATACGGATTGGCAAGAGGAAGCAAGAAAGGAGGTCCTACAAttatttggaaaagaaaatccaaaccctGATGGCCTTAACAAACTAAAAACG ATGAGTATGATCTTCAATGAATCTCTAAGGCTATATCCTCCAGTCGTTTCACTTATTAGGGAAACAGAAAAGGAAGTAAGGCTGGGAAAGATGGTTGTTCCGGCTAATGTTGAAGTGCACGTCCCAAATCTATCACTTCATCATGATCCCAAATATTGGGGAGAAGATGTGAACGTTTTCAAACCAGAGAGATTCTCAGAAGGGGTTGCTAAAGCTACTAACAACAACATTGTCGCATTCATACCCTTTGGATTGGGACCTCGAACTTGTGTGGGCATGAACTTCGCGATTGTCGAATCAAAGATTGCTCTGGCAATGATTCTACAGCGCTACAGCTTCACCCTTTCCCCTGGTTATGTCCACTCGCCGATTCAGTTTATGACAGTTCGCCCACAGCATGGAATTCCTGTCATACTACACTCGCTGTGA